Proteins co-encoded in one Dendropsophus ebraccatus isolate aDenEbr1 chromosome 9, aDenEbr1.pat, whole genome shotgun sequence genomic window:
- the MAP3K2 gene encoding mitogen-activated protein kinase kinase kinase 2: MDEQQALDSIMQDLAVLHKASRPSVQESSAIKTTSPKKQNDVRVKFEHRGEKRILQFPRPILLEDLFAKAKVAFGQCMDLHYSNNELVIPLKTQDDLDKAVELLDRSAHMKSLKILLVLHVHSQATSLCDMEHTPSLEDLDNTVFGVAETKDRMPIIGNLTRDRSSPPPGYIPDELHQVVRNGSFTSINSEGEFIPESMDQMLDPLSLSSPENSGSGSCPSLDSPLDGEIYHKSRMPRAQSYPDNYQEFSDYDIPVFEKFGKGGTYPRRYHISYLHQDYSDGRKTFPRARRTQGNSFRSPVSFSPTDHSLSTSSGSSVFTPEYEDSRLRRRGSDIDNPTLTVMDISPPSRSPRAPSNWRLGKLLGQGAFGRVYLCYDADTGRELAVKQVQFDPDSPETSKEVNALECEIQLLKNLLHERIVQYYGCLRDSQEKMLSIFMEYMPGGSIKDQLKAYGALTEFVTRKYTRQILEGVHYLHSNMIVHRDIKGANILRDSAGNVKLGDFGASKRLQTICMSGTGMKSVTGTPYWMSPEVISGEGYGRKADIWSVGCTVVEMLTEKPPWAEFEAMAAIFKIATQTTNPQLPANVSDHTRDFLKRIFVEAKLRPSSEDLLRHTFSQCH, encoded by the exons GATCCTTCAGTTCCCCCGGCCCATCCTGTTGGAAGATTTGTTTGCTAAAGCTAAAGTAGCCTTTGGGCAGTGCATGGATCTTCACTACAGCAACAATGAG CTGGTGATACCATTAAAAACCCAGGATGATCTGGACAAGGCGGTGGAGCTGCTGGACCGGAGCGCTCACATGAAGAGTCTGAAGATCCTGCTTGTCCTGCATGTTCACAGCCAG GCCACAAGCTTGTGTGATATGGAACACACGCCTTCCCTGGAAGATCTGGATAATACAGTATTTGGAGTGGCAGAGACTAAAGACCGGATGCCCATCATTG GAAACCTTACGCGGGACAGGAGTTCTCCCCCTCCAGGTTACATTCCAGATGAACTGCACCAAGTGGTTAGAAATGGATCCTTCACCAGCATTAACAGTGAAGGGGAGTTCATCCctgagagcatggaccag ATGCTGGACCCTCTGTCTCTCAGCAGCCCTGAAAACTCTGGCTCCGGCAGCTGCCCATCTCTTGACAGTCCGTTAGACGG GGAAATTTATCACAAGTCAAGAATGCCGCGAGCTCAGAGCTATCCTGACAATTACCAGGAGTTCTCAG ATTACGACATTCCAGTATTTGAGAAGTTTGGGAAGGGTGGCACGTACCCACGGAGGTATCACATCTCATATCTTCATCAGGATTACAGCGATG GTCGGAAGACATTCCCAAGAGCAAGGAGAACTCAGGGGAACAGCTTCAGGTCTCCGGTCAGCTTCAGCCCCACCGATCATTCCCTGAGCACCAGCAGTGGTAGCAGCGTCTTCACCCCAGAGTATGAGGACAGCCGGCTGCGGAGAAGAGGGAGCGATATAGACAATCCCACCCTGACCGTGATGGATATAAGCCCCCCCAGCCGAT CACCACGTGCCCCATCAAACTGGAGACTCGGGAAACTCTTAGGGCAGGGGGCCTTCGGCAGGGTTTACCTGTGCTACGATGCCGATACTGGAAGAGAACTGGCTGTGAAACAAGTCCAGTTTGATCCAGACAGTCCGGAGACCAGTAAG GAGGTGAATGCGCTGGAATGTGAAATACAGCTACTAAAAAACCTACTTCACGAGCGCATTGTTCAGTATTATGGCTGCTTGAGAGATTCCCAGGAGAAAATGCTCTCTATATTCATGGAGTACATGCCAGGG GGATCAATAAAGGACCAACTTAAGGCATATGGAGCACTTACAGAATTTGTAACCCGGAAATATACCCGCCAGATCCTGGAGGGTGTCCACTATTTGCACAGTAACATGATTGTACATAGAGATATTAAAG GAGCCAATATTCTCAGAGACTCTGCAGGCAATGTAAAACTGGGAGACTTCGGAGCCAGCAAAAGGCTCCAGACCATCTGCATGTCTGGTACTGGAATGAAGTCTGTCACCGGCACGCCGTACTGGATGAGTCCAGAGGTCATCAGTGGCGAAGGGTACGGCAGGAAAGCCGATATTTG GAGCGTTGGTTGTACAGTTGTGGAAATGTTGACTGAGAAGCCCCCATGGGCGGAGTTCGAGGCCATGGCCGCCATTTTTAAAATCGCCACCCAGACCACCAACCCTCAGTTGCCAGCCAACGTATCGGACCACACACGGGACTTCCTGAAAAGGATTTTTGTGGAGGCGAAGCTGCGGCCGTCGTCTGAGGATCTCCTCAGACACACCTTCTCCCAGTGTCACTAG